A single genomic interval of Antechinus flavipes isolate AdamAnt ecotype Samford, QLD, Australia chromosome 1, AdamAnt_v2, whole genome shotgun sequence harbors:
- the LOC127564338 gene encoding oncomodulin: protein MSITDVLSAADIAAALEECQDPDSFNHKKFFETSGLSKMSASQVKDIFRFIDNDQSGYLDEEELKFFLQKFESGARVLTSSETKSLLEAADNDGDGKIGADEFQEMVHS from the exons ATGAGCATCACTGATGTTCTTAGTGCTGCTGATATAGCTGCTGCCCTGGAGGAGTGccaag ACCCAGATTCTTTCAACCATAAAAAATTCTTTGAGACTTCTGGCCTGTCGAAGATGTCTGCTAGTCAAGTCAAGGACATTTTTCGCTTCATAGACAATGATCAGAGTGGATATCTGGATGAAGAAGAGCTCAA GTTTTTCCTCCAGAAATTTGAAAGTGGAGCTAGAGTCCTGACCAGTTCAGAAACCAAGTCCCTCTTGGAGGCAGCTGATAATGATGGAGACGGCAAAATTGGGGCTGATG AATTCCAGGAAATGGTGCATTCTTAA